Proteins encoded by one window of Xanthomonas sp. DAR 80977:
- a CDS encoding ComEC/Rec2 family competence protein, which translates to MRSMNLTRRRFIGSLGSALAAGMLPLPAWAQAAGAAPASADQLREPLSGWTPGMLDIHHIGTGRGNATLIVCPDGTSMMIDAGAIDGLDKYLIDELPNDTRRAGEWVGRYARRHLAQAGRHEIDDFVLTHFHRDHMGERLPDTPMAANGRYALTGLIDVAQIVPIRRYLDRGYPDYDFPKPLDDPNQLNYRAFIQAEHARGAVVERFRAGAGAQLRLRRKPAAYPTFAVRNLAVNGELWTGEGEHTRTLFPAGAEPTENQCSLALRMDYGAFRYYSGGDVSNATNYYGDDPWRDVETPVAQVAGPVDVAVANHHAYADAMGPACVRALRPRAFVILSNDSAHPSVTPLENMLSQRLYPGPRDIYATAMKPENIVANKRVREMTSLNGHVVVRVEPGGARYRIVVLDNSDEADRVLAVHGPYASGGREAAAG; encoded by the coding sequence ATGCGTTCCATGAACCTCACCCGCCGCCGTTTCATCGGCAGCCTCGGCAGCGCGCTCGCCGCGGGCATGCTGCCGCTGCCTGCCTGGGCGCAGGCGGCCGGCGCGGCGCCCGCCTCCGCCGACCAGCTGCGCGAACCGCTGAGCGGCTGGACACCCGGCATGCTCGACATCCACCACATCGGCACCGGCCGCGGCAACGCCACCCTGATCGTGTGCCCGGACGGCACCTCGATGATGATCGACGCCGGCGCGATCGACGGCCTGGACAAATACCTGATCGACGAGCTTCCCAACGACACGCGGCGCGCCGGCGAATGGGTGGGCCGTTACGCGCGCCGCCACCTGGCGCAGGCCGGCCGCCACGAGATCGACGATTTCGTGCTGACCCATTTCCACCGCGACCACATGGGCGAGCGCCTGCCGGACACGCCGATGGCCGCCAACGGCAGGTACGCGCTGACCGGCCTGATCGACGTGGCGCAGATCGTGCCGATCCGCCGCTACCTGGACCGCGGCTATCCCGACTACGATTTCCCCAAGCCGCTGGACGACCCGAACCAGCTGAACTACCGCGCCTTCATCCAGGCCGAGCACGCCCGCGGCGCAGTGGTCGAGCGCTTCCGTGCCGGTGCCGGCGCGCAGCTGCGCTTGCGCCGCAAGCCCGCGGCCTACCCGACCTTCGCGGTGCGCAACCTGGCGGTCAACGGCGAGCTGTGGACCGGCGAGGGCGAACACACCCGCACGCTGTTCCCGGCCGGCGCCGAGCCGACCGAGAACCAGTGTTCGCTGGCGCTGCGCATGGACTACGGCGCCTTCCGGTACTACAGCGGCGGCGACGTCAGCAATGCCACCAACTACTACGGCGACGATCCCTGGCGCGACGTGGAGACGCCGGTGGCGCAGGTCGCAGGACCGGTGGACGTGGCCGTCGCCAACCACCATGCGTATGCCGACGCGATGGGGCCGGCCTGCGTGCGTGCGCTGCGCCCGCGCGCCTTCGTGATCCTCAGCAACGACTCGGCGCATCCCTCGGTCACCCCGCTGGAGAACATGCTCAGCCAGCGCCTGTATCCCGGCCCGCGCGACATCTACGCCACCGCGATGAAGCCGGAGAACATCGTCGCCAACAAGCGCGTGCGCGAGATGACCAGCCTCAACGGGCACGTGGTGGTGCGGGTCGAGCCGGGCGGCGCGCGGTACCGCATCGTGGTGCTGGACAACAGCGACGAAGCGGACCGCGTGCTGGCCGTGCATGGCCCGTATGCCAGCGGCGGGCGCGAGGCGGCCGCCGGCTAG
- a CDS encoding TonB-dependent receptor domain-containing protein, whose translation MALALAAAVAALPLAAQTPAPVAAPAAAAVLPPGDLGDTLNAFSRATGLQVIADPSLLRGKRSPGGSVAGDARQALAQLLRGTDLGFRLDGDTVIVHAGTADAAANAAPAAAAAEAIDLDQIVVTGTATQQPKFLAPYAISTVGAEAIARQAPRSMVDMLRSVPGVTVENSGGEAGGENVVIRGLPWSGFRLLDVLEDGLPLFESNYERQLQIDEVYRLDLGTTGAEIVRGGTAPIYSNNASGGVLNFITNHGTDTPKGALKLTAGSNALGRLEGTASGPVEGNEDLLYAVSGFYRQSDGLRDPGFGNGNQGGQIKLGGTYKFDYGKLFADFKYLNDRGVFYSAIPLADPRNGNSLAELIDPGTGTLNSDSFRNVSIRTLDGQGGNRVETRDLADGVHPVTRTLTVGGETEFANGWRLSDKARYVDGDVSFNALFNGSPVDAASALGSRLAAARAAFPGTASLRYVLAGTNTPFDPASTAGLTMINTWSSTQTHYSDLVNDLRLGRLFDTAGGGSHDVSLGLSFSRFQLRQQQIGNALLTDVKSNPDALDIQALNAAGQVLGNVTENGFTAYGSGDLIGDSHGTATALYAADTWKLAEAWEVDAGLRRVWRREEGNRGVIGTQTIASSGPLAARTVTGLVGSVPYEKNMAGTSWTLGTSYKFSEPFNAFARYTESFSFPRLSEQWGNVVNGVGGRMPDGSSTPVTPIRQAEIGLKYGSRPLDLVLIGFYSDFKNLNSSTYVANANGLLVNVPLMIDTRTRGVELEGSWRPTDAFELAGSVTVQDPRISGADTFNGLSGASLVDNEIPRVPKYSWSLQPSYRFQAGEVQTRVYATWFGIGRRFQDFTNASVLPAYRTLDVGVHLQFDANFSAQVLCTNLTDSHGLTEGNARAPGVSGDLVQADATVGRPIFGRSYVASLQWAW comes from the coding sequence TTGGCGCTGGCCCTGGCCGCCGCCGTGGCGGCGCTCCCGCTCGCCGCACAGACGCCGGCGCCCGTGGCGGCGCCGGCTGCGGCGGCGGTGCTGCCGCCCGGCGACCTGGGCGACACGCTCAACGCGTTCTCGCGCGCCACCGGCCTGCAGGTGATCGCCGACCCGAGCCTGCTGCGCGGCAAGCGCAGCCCGGGCGGCAGCGTCGCCGGCGATGCGCGGCAGGCGCTGGCGCAGCTGTTGCGCGGCACCGACCTGGGCTTCCGCCTCGACGGCGACACGGTGATCGTGCATGCCGGCACTGCCGACGCAGCGGCGAACGCAGCGCCTGCCGCGGCCGCCGCCGAAGCGATCGACCTGGACCAGATCGTGGTCACCGGCACCGCCACCCAGCAGCCGAAATTCCTGGCCCCGTACGCCATTTCCACGGTCGGCGCCGAAGCGATCGCGCGCCAGGCGCCGCGCAGCATGGTCGACATGCTGCGCTCGGTGCCCGGCGTCACCGTGGAGAATTCCGGTGGCGAGGCCGGCGGCGAGAACGTGGTGATCCGCGGCCTGCCGTGGTCGGGCTTCCGCCTGCTCGACGTGCTCGAGGACGGCCTGCCGCTGTTCGAATCCAACTACGAGCGCCAGCTGCAGATCGACGAGGTGTACAGGCTGGACCTGGGCACCACCGGCGCGGAAATCGTGCGCGGCGGCACCGCGCCGATCTACAGCAACAACGCCTCCGGCGGCGTGCTCAACTTCATCACCAACCACGGCACCGACACGCCCAAGGGCGCGCTCAAGCTGACCGCCGGATCGAATGCGCTGGGCCGCCTGGAGGGCACCGCGTCCGGGCCGGTCGAGGGCAACGAGGACCTGCTGTATGCGGTCAGCGGCTTCTACCGGCAAAGCGACGGCCTGCGCGATCCGGGCTTCGGCAACGGCAACCAGGGCGGCCAGATCAAGCTGGGCGGCACCTACAAGTTCGACTACGGCAAGCTGTTCGCCGACTTCAAGTACCTCAACGACCGCGGCGTGTTCTACAGCGCGATCCCGCTCGCCGATCCGCGCAACGGCAACTCGCTCGCCGAGCTGATCGATCCGGGCACCGGCACGCTCAACAGCGACAGCTTCCGCAACGTCAGCATCCGCACGCTGGACGGCCAGGGCGGCAACCGCGTGGAGACACGCGACCTGGCCGATGGCGTGCATCCGGTCACGCGCACCCTGACCGTGGGCGGCGAGACCGAATTCGCCAACGGCTGGCGGCTCAGCGACAAGGCCCGCTACGTCGATGGCGACGTCAGCTTCAACGCGCTGTTCAACGGGTCTCCGGTGGATGCGGCCAGCGCGCTCGGCAGCCGCCTGGCCGCCGCGCGCGCCGCGTTCCCGGGCACCGCGTCGCTGCGCTACGTGCTGGCCGGGACCAACACCCCGTTCGACCCGGCCTCCACCGCCGGGCTGACCATGATCAACACCTGGTCGAGCACGCAGACCCACTACAGCGACTTGGTCAACGACCTGCGCCTGGGCCGCCTGTTCGACACCGCCGGCGGCGGCAGCCACGACGTGTCGCTGGGCCTGAGCTTCAGCCGCTTCCAGTTGCGGCAACAGCAGATCGGCAATGCGTTGCTGACCGACGTCAAGAGCAATCCCGACGCGCTCGACATCCAGGCCCTGAACGCGGCCGGGCAGGTGCTCGGCAACGTCACCGAGAACGGCTTCACCGCCTACGGCAGCGGCGACCTGATCGGCGACAGCCACGGCACCGCCACCGCGCTGTACGCGGCCGACACCTGGAAGCTGGCCGAGGCCTGGGAAGTGGATGCCGGCCTGCGCCGGGTGTGGCGCCGCGAGGAAGGCAACCGCGGCGTGATCGGCACCCAGACCATCGCCAGCAGCGGCCCGCTGGCCGCACGCACCGTCACCGGCCTGGTCGGCAGCGTGCCCTACGAGAAGAACATGGCCGGCACCTCGTGGACGCTCGGCACGTCCTACAAGTTTTCCGAACCGTTCAATGCGTTCGCGCGCTACACCGAGAGCTTCAGTTTCCCGCGCCTGAGCGAGCAATGGGGCAACGTGGTGAACGGCGTCGGCGGGCGCATGCCCGACGGCAGTTCCACGCCGGTGACGCCGATCCGCCAGGCGGAGATCGGCCTGAAGTACGGCTCGCGGCCGCTGGACCTGGTGTTGATCGGGTTCTACAGCGACTTCAAGAACCTCAATTCCAGCACCTATGTCGCCAATGCCAATGGCCTGCTGGTCAACGTGCCGCTGATGATCGACACGCGCACCAGGGGCGTGGAACTGGAAGGCAGCTGGCGGCCGACGGACGCGTTCGAGCTCGCCGGCTCGGTCACCGTGCAGGATCCGCGCATCAGCGGCGCCGACACCTTCAACGGCCTGTCCGGCGCCAGCCTGGTCGACAACGAGATCCCGCGCGTGCCCAAGTACAGTTGGTCGCTGCAGCCGAGCTACCGGTTCCAGGCCGGCGAGGTGCAGACACGCGTCTACGCCACCTGGTTCGGCATCGGCCGGCGGTTCCAGGACTTCACCAACGCCAGCGTGCTGCCCGCCTACCGCACGCTGGACGTCGGCGTGCACCTGCAGTTCGATGCCAACTTCAGCGCGCAAGTGTTGTGCACCAACCTGACCGATTCGCACGGTCTCACCGAAGGCAACGCGCGCGCGCCGGGCGTGTCCGGCGATCTGGTGCAGGCCGACGCCACGGTCGGGCGGCCGATCTTCGGCCGCAGCTACGTCGCCTCGCTGCAGTGGGCCTGGTAG
- a CDS encoding pectinesterase family protein, whose product MKRQFQRKTMPLMVAHVLTLTIAAGIAIPAQAQYYNVVDNATTQTLLDAFQQRTVPTTDTTLRDKAPVIVAAHRGMVDVAHPENTVEAVVNTMNYGIEAIELDVYESSDHIPYLMHDKTLLRMLNRREYSDIYRWEKEGGGDITVKTPPWDDIRSSFVCDNRADGYGMTEANPYCDDRAIRPASLNDALHALYLDGYTGLVFLDLRQPENVRDTAARLVHALNTDGEYGVWVAQHVVLKFQTSMFNGPDDYAKQVVDYHASLYGQNTTPTDVSQLFVQPVYTTNGAAAQGSGASPWATNDFTRWRNWFENQGLEAGLLSPELSLKAAGAILNYGKDDLFTTLWQDGLNLGVYVPERLCTVASPSGDASNLAGDAGTIWEGGVCGPLVPPMKPAECGSASTTRFDRAGGGCTDHRPFREWWHDTAKFGFVITDKPVETIQYLAQFPGQRPGIKGINGVNLGALPPLVVAADGSGSYTTIAAALAAVPAGGGIIQIRPGVYHEKLRITQANVGLLGTGSDASQVVITNNDAATTTDPDSGKPLGTSGSSTLTVSGSDFYAANLTIQNTADYEAPGLENNAQAVALLSRGDRAVYRAVRVLGGQDTLYVTNGQRAYFDNCYVEGYVDYIFGNGKAVFDNSIIKTKIHGDLGGEATITAQSRGSASEDNGFVFNNTQLLFDSPYMNNVWLGRPWGQYSTVYFLHTKLGSQVRNAGWIEFIPLSASAGGTNNLPTSTYREYDSSIQNAAGTWGSFDIGQRESASPKSNVPLSDGEAAALAADVYLAGSDGWQPSKVVYGSTVGQALPLPTLAVGAPNAPTIAATTAGNHNVQVRWGGQPANPVEQGYILTARQGSSTFGPITLPPTATTGYVDGLDNGAPATVSVVEFNAKGNSAASVSATVTPVANDPTAPASIHVDAARSSATVTFTIQDQGSAPVYGGSVAHAGVYTALYASQNDAYAGNAIAGTSTGFTTPSWTFNNLSPNTTYWVSLRAYNGNWSPTAVTSFKTAP is encoded by the coding sequence ATGAAAAGGCAATTCCAGCGCAAGACCATGCCGCTGATGGTCGCCCATGTCCTGACCCTGACCATCGCCGCCGGCATCGCGATACCGGCCCAGGCGCAGTACTACAACGTCGTCGACAACGCGACCACGCAGACGCTTCTGGACGCCTTCCAGCAGCGCACCGTGCCCACCACCGATACCACGTTGCGCGACAAGGCCCCGGTCATCGTGGCCGCGCATCGCGGCATGGTCGATGTCGCGCATCCGGAAAACACCGTGGAGGCGGTCGTCAACACGATGAACTACGGCATCGAGGCGATCGAGCTGGACGTGTACGAAAGCAGCGACCATATCCCGTACCTGATGCATGACAAGACGCTTCTGCGCATGCTCAACCGTCGCGAATACTCGGACATCTATCGCTGGGAAAAGGAGGGAGGCGGCGACATCACGGTGAAGACGCCGCCGTGGGACGACATCCGCAGTTCGTTCGTCTGCGACAACCGGGCCGACGGATACGGCATGACCGAAGCGAACCCGTACTGCGACGACCGGGCGATCCGTCCGGCCTCGCTCAACGACGCCCTGCATGCGCTCTACCTGGACGGCTACACCGGCCTGGTGTTCCTGGACCTGCGCCAGCCGGAGAACGTGCGCGACACCGCCGCGCGCCTGGTGCACGCGCTCAACACCGACGGCGAGTACGGGGTCTGGGTCGCGCAGCACGTCGTGCTCAAGTTCCAGACCTCCATGTTCAACGGCCCGGACGACTACGCCAAGCAGGTGGTCGACTACCACGCGAGCCTGTACGGGCAGAACACCACGCCGACGGACGTCTCGCAGTTGTTCGTGCAGCCGGTCTACACCACCAACGGCGCCGCCGCGCAGGGATCCGGCGCCTCGCCATGGGCGACCAACGACTTCACCCGCTGGCGCAACTGGTTCGAGAACCAGGGACTGGAAGCGGGATTGCTGTCGCCGGAGTTGAGCCTGAAGGCGGCCGGGGCGATCCTCAACTACGGCAAGGACGACCTGTTCACCACGCTCTGGCAAGACGGCCTGAATCTCGGCGTCTACGTGCCGGAGCGCCTGTGCACCGTCGCATCGCCCAGCGGCGACGCCTCCAACCTGGCCGGCGACGCGGGCACCATCTGGGAAGGCGGGGTGTGCGGGCCGCTGGTGCCGCCGATGAAGCCGGCCGAATGCGGCAGCGCCAGCACCACCCGCTTCGACCGCGCCGGCGGCGGCTGCACCGATCACCGGCCGTTCCGCGAGTGGTGGCACGACACCGCCAAGTTCGGTTTCGTCATCACCGACAAGCCGGTCGAGACCATCCAGTACCTGGCGCAGTTTCCGGGCCAGCGCCCCGGCATCAAGGGCATCAACGGCGTCAACCTCGGCGCGTTGCCGCCGCTGGTGGTGGCGGCCGACGGCAGCGGCAGCTACACCACGATCGCGGCGGCGCTGGCCGCGGTGCCGGCCGGTGGCGGCATCATCCAGATCCGCCCCGGCGTGTACCACGAGAAACTGCGCATCACCCAGGCCAATGTCGGCCTGCTCGGCACCGGCAGCGACGCCTCGCAGGTGGTCATCACCAACAACGACGCGGCGACCACCACCGATCCGGACAGCGGCAAGCCGCTCGGCACCTCGGGCAGCTCCACGCTGACGGTCAGCGGCTCGGACTTCTACGCGGCCAACCTGACCATCCAGAACACCGCCGACTACGAGGCGCCCGGGCTGGAGAACAACGCGCAGGCGGTGGCGCTGCTGTCGCGCGGCGATCGCGCCGTGTACCGCGCGGTGCGCGTGCTCGGCGGCCAGGACACGCTGTACGTGACCAACGGCCAGCGCGCCTACTTCGACAACTGCTACGTCGAAGGCTATGTCGACTACATCTTCGGCAACGGCAAGGCGGTGTTCGACAACAGCATCATCAAGACCAAGATCCACGGCGACCTCGGCGGCGAAGCCACCATCACCGCACAGTCGCGCGGCAGCGCCAGCGAGGACAACGGCTTCGTGTTCAACAACACGCAGCTGCTGTTCGACAGCCCGTACATGAACAACGTGTGGCTGGGGCGGCCGTGGGGGCAGTATTCCACCGTGTACTTCCTGCACACCAAGCTCGGCAGCCAGGTGCGCAACGCGGGCTGGATCGAATTCATCCCGCTGTCGGCCAGCGCCGGCGGCACCAACAACCTGCCGACCTCGACCTACCGCGAATACGACTCCAGCATCCAGAACGCCGCCGGCACCTGGGGCAGCTTCGACATCGGCCAGCGCGAAAGCGCATCGCCCAAGAGTAACGTGCCGCTGAGCGACGGCGAGGCGGCGGCGTTGGCGGCCGACGTGTACCTGGCCGGCAGCGACGGCTGGCAGCCGAGCAAGGTGGTCTACGGCAGCACCGTCGGCCAGGCGCTGCCGCTGCCCACGCTGGCGGTGGGCGCACCGAACGCGCCGACCATCGCGGCCACCACCGCCGGCAACCACAACGTGCAGGTGCGGTGGGGCGGGCAACCGGCCAATCCGGTCGAGCAGGGCTACATCCTCACCGCCAGGCAGGGGTCGAGCACGTTCGGGCCGATCACGCTGCCGCCGACCGCCACCACCGGTTACGTCGATGGGCTGGACAACGGGGCGCCGGCCACGGTCAGCGTGGTCGAGTTCAACGCCAAGGGCAACAGCGCCGCGTCGGTGTCGGCGACGGTGACGCCGGTGGCGAACGATCCGACCGCGCCGGCCAGCATCCATGTCGATGCCGCGCGCAGCTCGGCCACGGTGACCTTCACCATCCAGGACCAGGGCAGCGCACCGGTCTACGGCGGCAGCGTCGCGCATGCCGGCGTCTACACCGCGCTGTACGCCAGCCAGAACGATGCCTACGCCGGCAATGCGATCGCCGGCACCAGCACCGGCTTCACCACGCCGTCGTGGACCTTCAACAACCTCAGTCCGAACACCACGTACTGGGTGTCGCTGCGCGCCTACAACGGCAACTGGAGCCCGACCGCGGTGACCTCGTTCAAGACCGCGCCGTGA
- a CDS encoding FecR family protein, producing the protein MSRDPALPPDDRAQAPGDAADWVARKLAGDGADPPGLQRWLAADPAHRAAFESLWALAHDAALLEALAGFDAPTAAQAAPASIPAAAPARRRRRRWPAAVALAASLALLVVLLWPWLRPDPAPLLAATAPGQVRVLTLDDGSVLTLNGASRVRVQLRAHRREVALEAGEVFFDVAHDAQRPFEVTVGTARVRVLGTVFNLARDGATSELSVYSGRVEIVSSGARQVLAQGMRIDAAHDGLGALARFDPAAGDWREGWLQTAGIPLSRLVERLNRRSPQAIAIADPAVGALQVSGRFRLDQPEQTLAHLARLYPLRIQRTATGITLANETAARR; encoded by the coding sequence ATGAGCCGGGATCCGGCCTTGCCTCCAGACGATCGCGCACAGGCCCCCGGCGACGCCGCGGACTGGGTGGCGCGCAAGCTCGCCGGCGACGGTGCCGATCCGCCCGGCCTGCAGCGCTGGCTGGCGGCCGATCCGGCGCATCGCGCCGCGTTCGAGTCGCTGTGGGCGCTGGCGCACGATGCGGCCCTGCTGGAGGCGCTGGCCGGTTTCGATGCGCCGACCGCGGCGCAGGCGGCGCCTGCCTCGATACCTGCGGCCGCGCCGGCACGGCGCCGGCGGCGGCGCTGGCCGGCCGCGGTCGCGCTGGCCGCCAGTCTGGCCTTGCTGGTGGTGCTGCTGTGGCCATGGCTGCGTCCGGATCCGGCGCCGCTGCTGGCCGCCACCGCGCCGGGGCAGGTGCGCGTGCTCACGCTCGACGACGGCAGCGTGCTCACCCTCAACGGTGCCAGCCGCGTGCGCGTGCAGTTGCGCGCGCACCGGCGCGAGGTCGCGCTGGAAGCCGGCGAAGTGTTCTTCGACGTCGCCCACGACGCGCAGCGCCCGTTCGAGGTCACCGTGGGCACGGCGCGGGTGCGGGTGCTGGGCACCGTGTTCAACCTGGCGCGCGATGGCGCCACCAGCGAACTGTCGGTGTACTCGGGACGGGTGGAGATCGTCAGCAGCGGCGCCCGCCAGGTGCTGGCGCAGGGCATGCGCATCGATGCCGCGCACGACGGCCTGGGCGCGCTGGCCCGCTTCGACCCGGCCGCCGGCGACTGGCGCGAAGGCTGGCTGCAGACCGCCGGCATTCCGCTGTCGCGGCTGGTGGAGCGGCTCAACCGCCGCTCGCCGCAGGCCATCGCCATCGCCGATCCGGCGGTGGGCGCGCTGCAGGTGTCCGGGCGCTTCCGCCTGGACCAGCCGGAGCAGACCCTGGCGCACCTGGCGCGGCTGTATCCGCTGCGCATCCAGCGCACTGCAACGGGCATCACGCTCGCCAACGAGACCGCAGCACGTCGCTAA
- a CDS encoding RNA polymerase sigma factor → MATPVCHIDQHRLDQHRPALHRFLFRRTGDWSLAEDLVQETFLRLVVYAREHVVTDMAALARSIALNLLNDHLRRRQRQRTESISDDVPSPAAGVEEAAMQRQRVETFTRALQGMPPLRREVFVRCRVRGQSYREIAEALGLSEGAVEKHVSRGLRWLQEAVARTDATRPPAAGAGAVARAAPRGPAQDDDA, encoded by the coding sequence ATGGCCACCCCGGTCTGCCACATCGATCAGCATCGGCTGGATCAGCACCGGCCGGCCCTGCATCGCTTCCTGTTCCGGCGCACCGGCGACTGGTCGCTGGCCGAGGACCTGGTGCAGGAAACCTTCCTGCGCCTGGTGGTGTACGCGCGCGAGCATGTGGTCACCGACATGGCGGCGCTGGCCCGCTCCATCGCGCTCAACCTGCTCAACGACCATCTGCGCCGGCGCCAGCGCCAGCGCACCGAATCGATCAGCGACGACGTGCCCAGCCCGGCCGCAGGCGTGGAGGAGGCGGCGATGCAGCGCCAGCGCGTGGAAACCTTTACCCGCGCGCTGCAGGGCATGCCGCCGCTGCGCCGCGAGGTGTTCGTGCGCTGCCGGGTGCGCGGGCAGAGCTATCGCGAGATCGCCGAGGCGCTGGGCCTGAGCGAGGGCGCGGTGGAAAAGCACGTCAGCCGCGGGTTGCGCTGGCTGCAGGAGGCGGTGGCGCGCACCGATGCCACGCGCCCGCCGGCCGCCGGCGCAGGCGCCGTGGCGCGCGCCGCGCCGCGCGGCCCGGCGCAGGACGACGACGCATGA
- a CDS encoding DUF4198 domain-containing protein — MKSLLLTALAASALAAAIPVAAHTPYLVPNSFAPHEGQTVALDASFAETFFIPEAAFDDSAFSVTGPDGGTTALASHTMKTRTVAEYTLPDTAGTYRLSTGPRLGALFRTWEINGKRESSRDPAVKIPAGAKVISDFQSLTLAETYVTVRSPDRAALAPRNKGLELVPVSHPNDLYAGETFEFLVQYDGKPLAAQKVEITEAVWSSDRTAQVITVDTDARGHATWPLRQAGTWIALTRYRTPAPAGSPAAEYSNSYTLSFRVLTP; from the coding sequence GTGAAGTCCCTACTTCTCACTGCTTTGGCTGCGTCAGCGCTGGCGGCCGCCATACCCGTTGCCGCTCATACCCCTTACCTTGTCCCGAACAGCTTCGCACCGCACGAAGGGCAGACGGTGGCGTTGGACGCCTCGTTCGCCGAGACGTTCTTCATCCCGGAAGCGGCCTTCGACGACAGCGCGTTCAGCGTGACCGGCCCGGATGGCGGGACGACCGCGCTGGCTTCGCACACGATGAAGACGCGGACGGTGGCCGAGTACACCTTGCCTGACACAGCGGGCACGTATCGGCTCAGCACCGGCCCGCGGCTTGGCGCGCTGTTCCGCACCTGGGAGATCAATGGCAAGCGCGAAAGCTCGCGCGACCCGGCGGTGAAGATTCCCGCGGGGGCCAAGGTGATTTCCGATTTCCAGTCGCTCACCCTGGCCGAAACCTATGTGACCGTCCGCAGCCCGGACCGCGCCGCCCTGGCGCCGCGCAACAAGGGCCTGGAACTGGTCCCGGTCAGCCACCCCAACGACCTGTACGCCGGCGAGACCTTCGAGTTCCTCGTGCAGTACGACGGCAAGCCGCTGGCGGCGCAGAAGGTCGAGATCACCGAGGCAGTCTGGAGCTCGGACCGTACCGCGCAGGTCATTACCGTGGACACCGATGCCCGTGGCCACGCGACCTGGCCGCTCCGGCAGGCCGGCACGTGGATCGCGTTGACCCGCTACCGCACGCCTGCACCCGCCGGGTCGCCGGCGGCCGAGTACAGCAACAGCTACACGCTGAGTTTCCGCGTCCTTACGCCGTAA
- a CDS encoding EF-hand domain-containing protein — protein MNITVLATACLGALLLAHAAAAQAPAGSARPLVGGHGNNVTAFIAEFDDNGDGAVSWAEFDAFRRARFDATDSNKDGTVDDAEYVREFDERMAMEIDRERVALVEQTRARFAALDTDKDGQISRAEFDATGEDTWKAGQNVLAARGNGKHKDEAAQTGTAPRTAAGAQRFDNRSRSRLDMPTSHTAEGFLALYDGNGDGKVDRAEFQQARDAQFARTDSNGDGRLALEEYLGEFETRVDRRAAALDQGEDRQVHVRFGVLDADKDGRMTFAEYQVSGKRLFETADRNKDGTVDAADAKVAPPAARR, from the coding sequence ATGAACATCACTGTCCTTGCCACGGCGTGCCTGGGTGCGCTGCTGCTGGCCCATGCCGCCGCTGCGCAGGCGCCTGCCGGCAGCGCGCGTCCGCTGGTCGGCGGCCACGGCAACAACGTCACCGCCTTCATCGCCGAATTCGACGACAACGGCGACGGCGCCGTCAGCTGGGCCGAATTCGACGCCTTCCGCCGGGCGCGCTTCGATGCCACCGACTCCAACAAGGACGGCACGGTGGACGATGCCGAGTACGTACGCGAGTTCGACGAGCGCATGGCCATGGAAATCGACCGCGAACGCGTGGCGCTGGTGGAACAGACCCGCGCGCGCTTCGCCGCACTGGACACCGACAAGGACGGGCAGATTTCCCGCGCCGAGTTCGATGCCACCGGCGAGGACACCTGGAAAGCGGGGCAGAACGTGCTGGCCGCCAGGGGCAATGGCAAGCACAAGGACGAAGCAGCGCAGACGGGCACCGCGCCACGGACCGCCGCCGGCGCGCAGCGCTTCGACAACCGCTCGCGCAGCCGCCTGGACATGCCCACCAGCCATACCGCAGAAGGCTTCCTTGCGCTGTATGACGGCAATGGCGATGGCAAGGTGGACCGGGCCGAGTTCCAGCAGGCGCGCGATGCGCAGTTCGCGCGTACCGACAGCAACGGCGATGGCCGCCTGGCCCTGGAAGAGTATCTGGGCGAGTTCGAAACGCGCGTGGACCGACGCGCCGCCGCGCTGGACCAAGGCGAGGACCGCCAGGTGCATGTGCGCTTCGGCGTGCTGGATGCCGACAAGGACGGCCGGATGACGTTCGCCGAATACCAGGTCTCGGGCAAGCGCCTGTTCGAGACGGCCGACCGCAACAAGGACGGCACGGTCGATGCGGCCGATGCCAAGGTCGCACCGCCTGCAGCGCGCCGTTGA